The Halomonas sp. 7T genome contains a region encoding:
- a CDS encoding NAD(P)-dependent alcohol dehydrogenase, with protein MSQATSYAAFSADKPLAPFTFDRREPRADDVAIEILYCGVCHSDLHFARNDWGMSQYPVVPGHEIVGRVTAVGSDVTRFKAGDLVGVGCMVDSCRTCSACKDGVEQYCTEGFTMTYGSPDRQDGTLTQGGYSDAIVVSEHFVLQMPAGIDLASAAPILCAGITTYSPLKHFNVGKGHKVGVIGMGGLGHMGVKLAKALGAEVTVFTRSDAKVEEAKRNGADHVVVSSDEAQMKVVADSFDFMLDTIPVQHDLNPYLTSLKYDGTHILVGLLEPIEPAIEAFNLVFKRRVVAGSLIGGIAETEELLQLCAEQNITCDIEMLDINNINEGFERMEKGDVRYRFVIDMATLKDAPL; from the coding sequence ACAAACCGCTGGCACCGTTTACCTTTGATCGTCGCGAGCCACGTGCCGACGACGTTGCTATTGAAATCCTCTACTGCGGTGTTTGCCACAGTGACCTGCATTTTGCCCGTAACGATTGGGGTATGAGCCAATACCCAGTGGTGCCCGGGCATGAAATTGTTGGCCGAGTGACCGCTGTGGGTAGCGACGTAACGCGCTTCAAAGCCGGTGATTTGGTCGGTGTCGGCTGCATGGTTGATTCGTGCCGTACCTGCTCCGCGTGTAAAGACGGCGTAGAGCAGTACTGCACGGAAGGCTTCACCATGACCTACGGCAGCCCCGACCGCCAGGACGGTACCTTAACGCAAGGCGGCTATTCTGATGCGATCGTGGTTAGCGAGCACTTTGTGCTGCAAATGCCTGCTGGTATCGACCTCGCCTCTGCGGCGCCCATTTTGTGCGCGGGCATCACGACCTATTCGCCCCTCAAGCACTTTAACGTTGGCAAAGGCCACAAAGTAGGCGTGATTGGCATGGGCGGCCTTGGTCATATGGGCGTCAAACTTGCGAAAGCGCTGGGAGCTGAAGTTACCGTATTTACCCGTTCAGACGCTAAAGTAGAAGAGGCCAAGCGCAACGGTGCCGACCACGTGGTGGTTTCTAGCGATGAAGCGCAGATGAAAGTGGTCGCAGACTCCTTCGACTTTATGCTCGATACCATTCCGGTACAGCACGACCTGAATCCCTACCTGACCTCACTGAAGTACGATGGCACCCACATTCTGGTGGGCTTGCTAGAGCCTATCGAGCCTGCGATTGAAGCGTTTAACTTGGTATTTAAGCGCCGCGTAGTGGCGGGCTCTCTGATTGGTGGCATTGCTGAAACTGAAGAGCTACTTCAGCTGTGTGCTGAGCAAAACATCACCTGTGATATCGAGATGTTAGATATTAATAACATTAACGAAGGCTTTGAGCGCATGGAGAAAGGCGATGTGCGTTACCGCTTTGTCATTGATATGGCGACGCTGAAAGACGCTCCTCTGTAA
- a CDS encoding class I SAM-dependent methyltransferase, with amino-acid sequence MSYSSHTPSGQEWNASHYAENASFVPKLGGEVLKLLAPQAGQRILDIGCGDGALTERIAQAGADVLGVDASEQMVDAARQRGLNARVVDAHQLPFDHEFDAVFSNAALHWMLDPQKVLAGVKRALKPGGRFVAEFGGHGNVAAICTALIASLQFRGISSHGRHPWYFPTTQEYAHLLQTVGFHVDSIELIPRPTPLPTGMAGWLKTFASPFLHNLDEDLQEAIIDNTMSLLAHSLNDGHGNWTADYVRLRVSAHV; translated from the coding sequence ATGTCTTACAGCTCACACACACCGTCAGGGCAGGAATGGAATGCCAGCCACTATGCGGAAAATGCTAGCTTCGTTCCCAAACTGGGAGGCGAGGTGTTAAAACTTTTAGCCCCGCAAGCGGGCCAGCGCATATTGGATATTGGCTGTGGTGATGGTGCATTAACCGAGCGTATTGCCCAAGCAGGGGCGGATGTATTAGGTGTCGATGCATCGGAGCAGATGGTGGATGCTGCACGCCAGCGGGGCCTGAATGCCCGCGTCGTTGATGCCCACCAGTTACCCTTTGATCATGAGTTTGATGCGGTATTTAGCAATGCGGCATTACACTGGATGCTCGACCCACAAAAGGTGCTTGCTGGCGTGAAGCGTGCGCTAAAACCGGGTGGGCGCTTTGTGGCAGAGTTTGGCGGCCACGGCAATGTAGCGGCTATTTGCACCGCACTCATAGCTTCGCTGCAGTTTCGCGGTATCAGTTCACACGGGCGCCATCCGTGGTATTTCCCTACCACGCAAGAGTATGCCCACCTGCTGCAAACGGTAGGGTTTCATGTCGACTCTATTGAGCTAATCCCCCGCCCAACGCCGCTGCCTACGGGTATGGCGGGCTGGCTTAAAACCTTCGCCAGTCCCTTTCTGCATAACTTAGACGAAGACCTGCAAGAGGCCATTATTGATAATACGATGAGCCTTCTTGCCCACAGCCTAAATGATGGACACGGCAACTGGACAGCTGACTATGTCCGGCTGCGTGTCTCCGCACACGTCTAA
- the nfsA gene encoding oxygen-insensitive NADPH nitroreductase → MNDVIKLLQSHRSIRKFSDQEIPRGLLLELIQAGQSAATSSHVQAYTVIHVKDAANREQIAELVGGQGYVASCAAFLVFCADMKRPTEASARTGANVERGMTEQLLVATVDTALMAQNVVVAAESEGLGICYIGGIRNNPQQISDLLHLPEHVYPVFGLCLGYPAHEPEIKPRLPVEAILKEDYYTEDSELVHAFDSTMQAYYQARSSSNKNTDWSHNLKPLFDDKLRPHMRDFLVKRGFEMK, encoded by the coding sequence ATGAACGACGTTATTAAATTACTGCAGTCCCACCGCTCCATTCGAAAATTTAGCGACCAGGAAATACCCCGTGGGTTGCTGCTTGAGCTGATTCAAGCGGGACAAAGCGCGGCGACCTCAAGCCATGTGCAAGCCTATACCGTGATTCATGTTAAAGACGCCGCTAACCGCGAGCAGATCGCCGAGCTGGTGGGTGGGCAAGGGTATGTCGCTAGCTGCGCAGCATTTTTAGTATTTTGTGCTGATATGAAACGCCCAACAGAAGCATCGGCCCGCACGGGCGCCAACGTTGAACGGGGTATGACCGAGCAGTTGCTGGTCGCCACGGTAGATACCGCGTTGATGGCGCAAAATGTGGTGGTCGCTGCAGAGTCTGAAGGACTAGGTATTTGCTATATCGGTGGTATTCGCAATAACCCTCAGCAGATTAGCGACCTGTTGCACCTTCCTGAGCACGTTTATCCGGTATTTGGTTTATGTCTTGGTTACCCAGCGCACGAGCCAGAAATAAAACCGCGTCTGCCCGTAGAAGCGATTTTAAAAGAAGACTACTACACTGAAGACTCTGAGCTGGTACATGCCTTTGATTCCACCATGCAGGCTTACTACCAAGCGCGGAGCAGTAGCAATAAGAATACCGACTGGTCCCATAACTTAAAGCCACTGTTTGACGACAAGCTACGCCCCCATATGCGCGATTTCTTGGTGAAGCGAGGCTTTGAAATGAAATAA
- a CDS encoding PEP-CTERM/exosortase system-associated acyltransferase translates to MNKPTIISTIKPPTTTPEDLKQHTFSPELFDSHFSLIIAQTNAEKTRAFSLRHAVFNEELNYNMGDTRHQNIEKDIHNQHSILCLLHHKDTGIDVGCVRIVLINKQRLSSSPSLPLEEYYDKSLFTSHQHPRYFSSESVCEVSRLAVHPAFRRKSATDIHNHESSIRESPALVSLSLFLAATAVVGITQRHHVFAMLEPKFHRLLGASGLHFQQVGELIHYCGERAAFYIDQRAAELRLPAPLVPLYALIKSSVATQLAQAAPLH, encoded by the coding sequence GTGAATAAACCGACCATTATTAGCACTATTAAGCCTCCCACCACCACCCCCGAAGACCTCAAACAACACACTTTTTCACCCGAGCTTTTTGATAGCCATTTCTCTTTAATCATTGCGCAAACCAACGCTGAAAAAACACGCGCCTTTTCACTTCGTCATGCCGTTTTTAACGAAGAGCTTAATTACAATATGGGTGACACGCGCCATCAAAATATTGAAAAAGACATTCACAATCAGCACTCAATACTCTGTCTACTGCACCATAAGGATACCGGTATTGATGTGGGGTGCGTGCGTATCGTACTGATCAACAAGCAGCGCCTTTCCTCTTCGCCCAGCCTTCCTCTGGAAGAGTATTATGATAAAAGCCTTTTTACCTCGCACCAACATCCACGTTACTTCTCATCTGAAAGCGTTTGTGAAGTTTCGCGTTTAGCGGTACACCCTGCCTTTAGAAGGAAAAGCGCCACGGATATTCACAACCATGAAAGCAGTATTCGTGAAAGCCCAGCGCTGGTTAGTTTGAGTTTATTTCTAGCCGCGACAGCCGTTGTAGGGATTACGCAGCGCCACCATGTTTTTGCGATGCTTGAGCCAAAATTTCACCGTTTGCTTGGTGCTTCAGGTCTGCACTTCCAACAGGTAGGCGAGCTCATTCACTACTGCGGTGAAAGGGCCGCCTTTTATATCGACCAGCGGGCAGCTGAACTCCGCTTACCAGCGCCACTTGTCCCCCTCTATGCGCTGATTAAATCCAGCGTAGCGACCCAGCTAGCACAGGCAGCCCCCCTACACTGA